CTTCGCTCTCCTCCTTTCCTGCGGAGGCGACAGCACCGGTACCGGCGGCGTCGGCAAAATCATCATCACGCCGTCCAACGACTCCATCGTCATCGGAACCAGCGTCACCCTGAGCGCCAGAGTCGTCAACGCGCAGGGGCAGACGGTGACCGGCGCCACGATCTTCTGGAACACGTCCAACGCCAACGTGGCGACCGTGTCGAGCAACGGCGCCGTGACCTCCGTCGACACCGGCACCGCGCAGATCGCCGCGAGCGCCAACGGCGTCTCGGGGATCGCCACCATCACCGTGCTGCCGCAACCGGTGGCCGCCGTCAACGTGACGCCGCCTAACCAGGTGATCAAAGTCGGGCAGAAGTTCCAATTCCAGGCGCAGCCGGTCGACGCCGGCGGCAATCCGCTCTCGGGTCGGGTAGTGACGTGGTCCAGCTCCGACGCGACGGTCGCGTCCGTGGACAACACGGGCCTCGTGACCGGCATCGCCGTTGGGCCTGCGACGATCACCGCGGCGAGTGAAGGAAAATCCGGCAGCGCGGCGGTCTCCGTCGGCGCGCCGACGCCGGCATCCATCGTGATCGCGCCGACGAGCCTGCCGCTCACCGTTGGGCAGACGGGCCAGCTTTCGGCCACGGTGAAAGATTCGGCCGGGGCGGTGATCGCCGGCGCGGCCGTCTCCTGGTCGGTCGACAACTCCGCCGTGGCCACGGTCACTCCGACGTCGGGAGCAGTGACGATCGTGAAGGGGGTGTCCGTCGGGTCGGCGACGGTAACGGCAACCAGCGGCCCGGCGCACATGGGCGCATCGATTACGGTCTCGCCCGCGCCCGCAAACTCGGTCGTCATTTCGCCGGGATCGGCCACGCTCTTCCCGACGCAGCAACTGCAGCTCTCGGCAACCGTCACCGACGCGCAAGGCAATCCGCTCTCCGGCCAAACGGTCACGTGGGCATCGAACAACACCAACGTGGCCACCGTGAGCACGTCGGGGAACGTGATCGCCGTTGCCCCGGGGACGGCGACGATCACCGCCACCAGCGGCGCCGTGCACGGCAACGCGTCGATCACGGTGAAGCTCGTGCCCGTCTCGAGCGTCGACGTGAATCCCGGCGCCGTGTCGCTCTTCACCGGGCAAACCGCCCAGTTGGCCGCAGTGGCCCTCGATTCCGTCGGCGATACGCTCAGCCTCACGGGCCGAACGGTCACCTGGAAATCCAACAAGGGCGGCGTCGCATCCGTCAACGGAGCGGGCCTCGTCACGGCGGGAAGTATTGGCGATGCGGTGATCACGGCCACCGTCGACGGCCAGCAAGGCTTCGCATCCGTCACCGTGGCGCAGGTGCCGGTGGCGAACGTGACCGTGACCCCATCGCTCGATACCCTTGTGTTAGGCCAATCGACCAACCTCTCGGCGCAACCCGTGGATTCGGCGGGGAATCCGCTCTCGGGTCGCACGGTCACGTGGAACAGCAGCGATGACAACGTCGCGATCGTCTCCAGCACCGGCCACGTGGTGAGCCAGGGCGCCGGCACGGCGACGATCACCGCCGCGAGCGAAGGGCATCAGGGCGCTGCGACGATCGTCGTGATTCCCGTGCCGGTTGCGACGGTCACGGTCTCGCCTAACAGCAAGACGATGACGGTCGGCGATACGGCCACGTTCACCGCGACGACGAAGGACGCGCAGGG
This sequence is a window from Gemmatimonadaceae bacterium. Protein-coding genes within it:
- a CDS encoding Ig-like domain-containing protein; translated protein: MRAVLRSAALAFAAAGFALLLSCGGDSTGTGGVGKIIITPSNDSIVIGTSVTLSARVVNAQGQTVTGATIFWNTSNANVATVSSNGAVTSVDTGTAQIAASANGVSGIATITVLPQPVAAVNVTPPNQVIKVGQKFQFQAQPVDAGGNPLSGRVVTWSSSDATVASVDNTGLVTGIAVGPATITAASEGKSGSAAVSVGAPTPASIVIAPTSLPLTVGQTGQLSATVKDSAGAVIAGAAVSWSVDNSAVATVTPTSGAVTIVKGVSVGSATVTATSGPAHMGASITVSPAPANSVVISPGSATLFPTQQLQLSATVTDAQGNPLSGQTVTWASNNTNVATVSTSGNVIAVAPGTATITATSGAVHGNASITVKLVPVSSVDVNPGAVSLFTGQTAQLAAVALDSVGDTLSLTGRTVTWKSNKGGVASVNGAGLVTAGSIGDAVITATVDGQQGFASVTVAQVPVANVTVTPSLDTLVLGQSTNLSAQPVDSAGNPLSGRTVTWNSSDDNVAIVSSTGHVVSQGAGTATITAASEGHQGAATIVVIPVPVATVTVSPNSKTMTVGDTATFTATTKDAQGHVLTGRTVTWSSDNTAAATVDSTGLVTAVAQGTANITATSEGKSGSAAVTVNPVAVGSVVVTPSDTSIAAGDSVQMSAQPRDAGGNPLTGRTVTWSSSNDNTATVSSTGMVNAIAAGPAVTITATSGGVSGTASVTVTAAPPPPPPPPPSPNMGTSARPVPSARADRPPA